Within the Ostrinia nubilalis chromosome 12, ilOstNubi1.1, whole genome shotgun sequence genome, the region GGTTTTGGAACCAGACCTTAATAGCCTGCTCATTGACCCCCAGCCGCTGCTCCAGCGCGCACCGCTCCTCCTTGGTCACGAACTGCTGCGCCTGGAACAGCTGTTCCAGCGCCATGGCCTGCTCGGTGGAGAACGCGGTTTGTTGCGTTTGCGAGTCACCAGAGGCTTAAGACCATCAGCCGAAGGAACAACTGAAAAGAATATTAAAATCAGTTTAGTTGGTTATTTGTACACAAGTGTTGCGAAACAATCAATCAcacttttatgcaaaaaaaaagtaaaacacttttattttgaaacttacATGTAATTTGGGCGACATGCTGCTTTGGAGGCAAAGCAGGCCCCAAACCTGGCGCCGCCGATGGCGCAGAGAAGTCTGGAGTCTGAAACAACACAAATTATAAATCAGTATTTTATCctagatttttgaaataattcaaattcaaatcatatTAACTAATATGAAAAAGGTGGCTGTAAAAAATCTTCTTACATTGGCGGCCGTTGATAAATTATTGAAGAGATCCCAGTTGGCGTGAGTGGCGCCCTCGTGGAACAGGTTCGGACAAGGAGGCTGGGCCTGTGGAAAACAAAATTTATAAGTAACAGAGTTTCTATGCAACATTAAATGGTATAAAAgtgtaataacaacaaaaacctTACATTAGAAATGGTATTGGAAGGGCTTGCATTTTCAGCAGCATAGCCGGGAGTAAATTGCGGAGCGCTCACGttctgtaaataaaacaaaaaatcattaaaaaaatgaaacacAATTTTCAATCACGCCATGATTATTGCAAacttgtaacaaatattttattatataaaataaagaaCATACCTGGTACTGCTGTTCTATATCCGCTAGCAACTCATCTACTGAGCATGACATGATGTCGATAGAGCTCATTGTAAAAAGTTTATGGATTACTGGTGTTCGTTCACGTCAAAGCACTAGGCACGACTGATGCTCTGCTAAGCCCGACTTGAGCTTACAACGACCTTTAGGTCTTTCAGCAAACCCTTAATGACTCACCCTTTCTCTCAGCAGACCCGGTGACTCCAAACTTGCATTGTCTCTTATCGCCATTCAGGTAACCACTTAGTAATCGAGGGATTATAATATAATTAGCTAATTATTTCGTTTGTGTCCTTGTTATCTTATTGGGATGGCACCATACTAAAATACActagtcatcacaaaaatcggccatgtttcaatattttgaataaaatttaattataatcgTATAAATATTTCCTAAACAACGTCTTcatgtttcaaattcaaattctttattgtccATGTTGGTATACAAAGTTTTTACAAATGAGTAACCTAAATCAtcagtttttttacatttttacaaaaaaaaaaaaaaggaatctCCATTGTTACCCTTCTTTATAATTCTGGGCTAATTTAATCCATATGACActcataaaatcaataaaataagaatCTCCAATAACAATAAGTTACACTGTTGCAATCAGTACGTTACTAAACTGACGATTTACGAGTATACAGGGCCAAAAGGAATATTCACTGGCACATTCATCAATTCGGCACTAAGCAGTGAGCTTTTAAAAAGTTTGCGAAGTTCATCTGCGTTAAGACTGATGAGAATTAAATGTCAAACATCATAATATCCAACGCtagacaaaaacaaaacatacctTGTAAACGCTCATCTTTGAAATCTGGCAGggcaaaaaaaaagaatgagacatgaaatgtataggctccttaagagcatttgacgatgtatgtgtaagtaggtactaatttaattagtctataggtacaaataaaaataattttgctttgatttgatttgatttgaaatactTGAGAGCAACAGTGTAAAAACAGGGTGGGTCAACTTTTTGTGATGACATTATTTGCTTCTAATATTGTTAGATAAACAATGTGAAAAAAATTGCCACTCACAAATTTTGACCAGAGATACAGCTTGATGATGGAAGTTATAACCATGAGTTCTTGAAAATACTTACAAGTTGCAGGCAAAAGTGAcattatatttatgtataaaaagAATAATACATTACCAGTAAGGGAGGTATTTATCCCACCTACCACGGCAAGCGCCTTAGCTTATTTACAATCGCCCAATCATAAAGCCACAAGACAAGCTTTTTTGCTCGTGAGAAcgtattatcatttttttaatcttttacaATATTGTTTTCATGAAAACACATTGTTGAAAACATAAACAAAGCTATTGTATCGCCACTTAGAAGGGATTATGGAAAATACAATGCTTACCTACTGGCAAATGGAGGCGCACCTAAAGAGATAAGAGACTATACCATTTTTGACTAACTTGTTATCAGCTTGGTAACTATTATTCTAAGGACAATAGAAAAACAAGTTTAGCACGAGCTACCAAAAAATGAAGCAAGACTTTTTATCGACTTTTTTATGTTGTGTAACTTTTGCACCTATACatagaaaatactttaaataaataaataaatatccttggacattttacactgcgcttctagtcccaaactaagcaaagcttgtactatgggtactagacaacggatataaacaaacatacttaaatacttttttttgtaaatacatacttaattatgcatagaaaacacccagtcttatacaaacaaatatattcataatgtttgtactgtgcgggaatcgaacccgctacaaATTTTCAATAAGTAAAAGTTATAAGTTCAAATCATTGTATCAAtcaatgtgttttgtttttgaaatgaataaatgaaatgaaatgaaatttcacctATTATAAAAATCGAGTAAGTAGAtgcttagaataaaaaaaaaaatatttttttgcttttcCATTTTCTTTTCATTGAAAATAAGATGTTTTGAAGCTTTTGAATGCGTGTGGGTATTTTACGGTGTAGGTACCTTATTTATTTGGTGTGTGACTTGTTTCTATTTTGTATTTGAAGTTTTAAATGAAACAATAAAGTTACATCATACATGAATTTATTGCAATCAAGTataatgtacattgtacattgtAGATACGTACGCATCGCGCAGTATCCTACTAGGACTCATCTATCTGTCTAACAATAACACTTAATTATAAAAGCAATACATAAACACTTAATTTTTAAACGATATAAAACTAACTAACCTAAGAATGTACAGTATTTACAACTATTTACAATATAAACGACACACCagaattaataaatagaaatacacataaaacacagacaaatattaaaaaaataccttaaaaTTTACTATGTACATCAAACAATCTTTGCAAAGATTGCTTGGGATCAATTGGTTCCGTTTGCCAATCATACTGCAGGCAactcgaactatttgacgcgcCAACCTCTGGTGGAGAGATCGGCTCGTAAAAGTCCGAGTCGCTGTCGGTAAGGTCGACAAACGGCACAGGCTTTTGAGACTCGGACAAGGTGGACAAGTCCAGATCTTTTGGCAGGCACTTGTCGATCGCGCTGACCAGCTCGCTTATTGCCAGCTGGTCAAGTGTTACCATCCCATCTTCGCCCGCACGTCCCATGAGCCACTCCGTGTGGGCGAAGATGTTGTCTTTTGGGGCTGGTTCCAATGCCACCTCCTCCGTTTCTTTCTTGAAACGTAGGCGGCGGTTTTGGAACCAGACCTTAATAGCCTGCTCATTGACCCCCAGCCGCTGCTCCAGCGCGCACCGCTCCTCCTTGGTCACGAACTGCTGCGCCTGGAACAGCTGTTCCAGCGCCATGGCCTGCTCGGTGGAGAACGCGGTTTGTTGCGTTTGCGAGTCACCAGAGGCTTAAGACCATCAGCCGAAGGAACAACTGAAAAGAATATTAAAATCAGTTTAGTTGGTTATTTGTACACAAGTGTTGCGAAACAATCAATCAcacttttatgcaaaaaaaaagtaaaacacttttattttgaaacttacATGTAATTTGGGCGACATGCTGCTTTGGAGGCAAAGCAGGCCCCAAACCTGGCGCCGCCGATGGCGCAGAGAAGTCTGGAGTCTGAAACAACACAAATTATAAATCAGTATTTTATCctagatttttgaaataattcaaattcaaatcatatTAACTAATATGAAAAAGGTGGCTGTAAAAAATCTTCTTACATTGGCGGCCGTTGATAAATTATTGAAGAGATCCCAGTTGGCGTGAGTGGCGCCCTCGTGGAACAGGTTCGGACAAGGAGGCTGGGCCTGTGGAAAACAAAATTTATAAGTAACAGAGTTTCTATGCAACATTAAATGGTATAAAAgtgtaataacaacaaaaacctTACATTAGAAATGGTATTGGAAGGGCTTGCATTTTCAGCAGCATAGCCGGGAGTAAATTGCGGAGCGCTCACGttctgtaaataaaacaaaaaatcattaaaaaaatgaaacacAATTTTCAATCACGCCATGATTATTGCAAacttgtaacaaatattttattatataaaataaagaaCATACCTGGTACTGCTGTTCTATATCCGCTAGCAACTCATCTACTGAGCATGACATGATGTCGATAGAGCTCATTGTAAAAAGTTTATGGATTACTGGTGTTCGTTCACGTCAAAGCACTAGGCACGACTGATGCTCTGCTAAGCCCGACTTGAGCTTACAACGACCTTTAGGTCTTTCAGCAAACCCTTAATGACTCACCCTTTCTCTCAGCAGACCCGGTGACTCCAAACTTGCATTGTCTCTTATCGCCATTCAGGTAACCACTTAGTAATCGAGGGATTATAATATAATTAGCTAATTATTTCGTTTGTGTCCTTGTTATCTTATTGGGATGGCACCATACTAAAATACActagtcatcacaaaaatcggccatgtttcaatattttgaataaaatttaattataatcgTATAAATATTTCCTAAACAACGTCTTcatgtttcaaattcaaattctttattgtccATGTTGGTATACAAAGTTTTTACAAATGAGTAACCTAAATCAtcagtttttttacatttttacaaaaaaaaaaaaaaggaatctCCATTGTTACCCTTCTTTATAATTCTGGGCTAATTTAATCCATATGACActcataaaatcaataaaataagaatCTCCAATAACAATAAGTTACACTGTTGCAATCAGTACGTTACTAAACTGACGATTTACGAGTATACAGGGCCAAAAGGAATATTCACTGGCACATTCATCAATTCGGCACTAAGCAGTGAGCTTTTAAAAAGTTTGCGAAGTTCATCTGCGTTAAGACTGATGAGAATTAAATGTCAAACATCATAATATCCAACGCtagacaaaaacaaaacatacctTGTAAACGCTCATCTTTGAAATCTGGCAGggcaaaaaaaaagaatgagacatgaaatgtataggctccttaagagcatttgacgatgtatgtgtaagtaggtactaatttaattagtctataggtacaaataaaaataattttgctttgatttgatttgatttgaaatactTGAGAGCAACAGTGTAAAAACAGGGTGGGTCAACTTTTTGTGATGACATTATTTGCTTCTAATATTGTTAGATAAAGAAACAATGTGAAAAAAATTGCCACTCACAAATTTTGACCAGAGATACAGCTTGATGATGGAAGTTATAACCATGAGTTCTTGAAAATACTTACAAGTTGCAGGCAAAAGTGAcattatatttatgtataaaaagAATAATACATTACCAGTAAGGGAGGTATTTATCCCACCTACCACGGCAAGCGCCTTAGCTTATTTACAATCGCCCAATCATAAAGCCACAAGACAAGCTTTTTTGCTCGTGAGAAcgtattatcatttttttaatcttttacaATATTGTTTTCATGAAAACACATTGTTGAAAACATAAACAAAGCTATTGTATCGCCACTAAGAAGGGATTATGGAAAATACAATGCTTACCTACTGGCAAATGGAGGCGCACCTAAAGAGATAAGAGACTATACCATTTTTGACTAACTTGTTATCAGCTTGGTAACTATTATTCTAAGGACAATAGAAAAACAAGTTTAGCACGAGCTACCAAAAAATGCAGCAAGACTTTTTATCGACTTTTTTATGTTGTGTAACTTTTGCACCTATACatagaaaatactttaaataaataaataaatatccttggacattttacactgcgcttctagtcccaaactaagcaaagcttgtactatgggtactagacaacggatataaacaaacatacttaaatacttttttttgtaaatacatacttaattatgcatagaaaacacccagtcttatacaaacaaatatattcataatgtttgtactgtgcgggaatcgaacccgctacaaATTTTCAATAAGTAAAAGTTATAAGTTCAAAATCATTGTATCAAtcaatgtgttttgtttttgaaatgaataaatgaaatgaaatgaaatttcacctATTATAAAAATCGAGTAAGTAGAtgcttagaataaaaaaaaaaatatttttttgcttttcCATTTTCTTTTCATTGAAAATAAGATGTTTTGAAGCTTTTGAATGCGTGTGGGTATTTTACGGTGTAGGTACCTTATTTATTTGGTGTGTGACTTGTTTCTATTTTGTATTTGAAGTTTTAAATGAAACAATAAAGTTACATCATACATGAATTTATTGCAATCAAGTataatgtacattgtacattgtAGATACGTACGCATCGCGCAGTATCCTACTAGGACTCATCTATCTGTCTAACAATAACACTTAATTATAAAAGCAATACATAAACACTTAATTTTTAAACGATATAAAACTAACTAACCTAAGAATGTACAGTATTTACAACTATTTACAATATAAACGACACACCagaattaataaatagaaatacacataaaacacagacaaatattaaaaaaataccttaaaaTTTACTATGTACATCAAACAATCTTTGCAAAGATTGCTTGGGATCAATTGGTTCCGTTTGCCAATCATACTGCAGGCAactcgaactatttgacgcgcCAACCTCTGGTGGAGAGATCGGCTCGTAAAAGTCCGAGTCGCTGTCGGTAAGGTCGACAAACGGCACAGGCTTTTGAGACTCGGACAAGGTGGACAAGTCCAGATCTTTTGGCAGGCACTTGTCGATCGCGCTGACCAGCTCGCTTATTGCCAGCTGGTCAAGTGTTACCATCCCATCTTCGCCCGCACGTCCCATGAGCCACTCCGTGTGGGCGAAGATGTTGTCTTTTGGAGCTGGTTCCAATGCCACCTCCTCCGTTTCTTTCTTGAAACGTAGGCGGCGGTTTTGGAACCAGACCTTAATAGCCTGCTCATTGACCCCCAGTCGCTGCTCCAGCGCGCACCGCTCCTCCTTGGTCACGAACTGCTGCGCCTGGAACAGCTGTTCCAGCGCCATGGCCTGCTCGGTGGAGAACGCGGTGCGTTTGCGTTTGCGAGTCACCAGAGGCTTAAGACCATCTGCCGAAGGAACAACTGAAAAGAATATTAAAATCAGTTTAGTTGGTTATTTGTACACAAGTGTTGCGAAACAATCAATCAcacttttatgcaaaaaaaaagtaaaacacttttattttgaaacttacATGTAATTTGGGCGACATGCTGCTTTGGAGGCAAAGCAGGCCCCAAACCTGGCGCCGCCGATGGCGCAGAGAAGTCTGGAGTCTGAAACAACACAAATTATAAATCAGTATTTTATCctagatttttgaaataattcaaattcaaatcatatTAACTAATATGAAAAAGGTGGCTGTAAAAAATCTTCTTACATTGGCGGCCGTTGATAAATTATTGAAGAGATCCCAGTCGGCGTGAGTGGCGCCCTCGTGGAACAGGTTCGGACAAGGAGGCTGGGCCTGTGGAAAACAAAATTTATAAGTAACAGAGTTTCTATGCAACATTAAATGGTATAAAAgtgtaataacaacaaaaacctTACATTAGAAATGGTATTGGAAGGGCTTGCATTTTCAGCAGCATAGCCGGGAGTAAATTGCGGAGCGCTCACGttctgtaaataaaacaaaaaatcattaaaaaaatgaaacacAATTTTCAATCACGCCATGATTATTGCAAacttgtaacaaatattttattatataaaataaagaaCATACCTGGTACTGCTGTTCTATATCCGCTAGCAACTCATCTACTGAGCATGACATGATGTCGATAGAGCTCATTGTAAAAAGTTTATGGATTACTGGTGTTCGTTCACGTCAAAGCACTAGGCACGACTGATGCTCTGCTAAGCCCGACTTGAGCTTACAACGACCTTTAGGTCTTTCAGCAAACCCTTAATGACTCACCCTTTCTCTCAGCAGACCCGGTGACTCCAAACTTGCATTGTCTCTTATCGCCATTCAGGTAACCACTTAGTAATCGAGGGATTATAATATAATTAGCTAATTATTTCGTTTGTGTCCTTGTTATCTTATTTGGGTTGGCACCATACTAAAATACActagtcatcacaaaaatcggccatgtttcaatattttgaataaaatttaattataatcgTATAAATATTTCCTAAACAACGTCTTcatgtttcaaattcaaattctttattgtccATGTTGGTATACAAAGTTTTTACAAATGAGTAACCTAAATCAtcagtttttttacatttttacaaaaaaaaaataaggaatCTCCGTTGTTACTCTTCTTTATAATTCTGGGCTAATTTAATCCATATGACActcataaaatcaataaaataagaatCTCCAATAACAATAAGTTACACTGTTGCAATCAGTACGTTACTAAACTGACGATTTACGAGTATACAGGGCCAAAAGGAATATTCACTGGCACATTCATCAATTCGGCACTAAGCAGTGAGCTTTTAAAAAGTTTGCGAAGTTCATCTGCGTTAAGACTGATGAGAATTAAATGTCAAACATCATAATATCCAACGCtagacaaaaacaaaacatacctTGTAAACGCTCATCTTTGAAATCTGGCAGggcaaaaaaaaagaatgagacatgaaatgtataggctccttaagagcatttgacgatgtatgtgtaagtaggtactaatttaattagtctataggtacaaataaaaataattttgctttgatttgatttgatttgaaatactTGAGAGCAACAGTGTAAAAACAGGGTGGGTCAACTTTTTGTGATGACATTATTTGCTTCTAATATTGTTAGATAAACAATGTGAAAAAAATTGCCACTCACAAATTTTGACCAGAGATACAGCTTGATGATGGAAGTTATAACCATGAGTTCTTGAAAATACTTACAAGTTGCAGGCAAAAGTGAcattatatttatgtataaaaagAATAATACATTACCAGTAAGGGAGGTATTTATCCCACCTACCACGGCAAGCGCCTTAGCTTATTTACAATCGCCCAATCATAAAGCCACAAGACAAGCTTTTTTGCTCGTGAGAAcgtattatcatttttttaatcttttacaATATTGTTTTCATGAAAACACATTGTTGAAAACATAAACAAAGCTATTGTATCGCCACTTAGAAGGGATTATGGAAAATACAATGCTTACCTACTGGCAAATGGAGGCGCACCTAAAGAGATAAGAGACTATACCATTTTTGACTAACTTGTTATCAGCTTGGTAACTATTATTCTAAGGACAATAGAAAAACAAGTTTAGCACGAGCTACCAAAAAATGAAGCAAGACTTTTTATCGACTTTTTTATGTTGTGTAACTTTTGCACCTATACatagaaaatactttaaataaataaataaatatccttggacattttacactgcgcttctagtcccaaactaagcaaagcttgtactatgggtactagacaacggatataaacaaacatacttaaatacttttttttgtaaatacatacttaattatgcatagaaaacacccagtccaatacaaacaaatatattcataatgtttgtactgtgcgggaatcgaacccgctacaaATTTTCAATAAGTAAAAGTTATAAGTTCAAATCATTGTATCAatcaatgtattttgtttttgaaatgaataaatgaaatgaaatttcacctATTATAAAAATCGAGTACTAAGTAGATGCTTAtgcttagaataaaaaaaaaatttttgcttTTCCATTTTCTTTACATTGAAAATAAGATGTTTTGAAGCTTTTGAATGCGTGTGGGTATTTTACGGTGTAGGTACCTTATTTATTTGGTGTGTGACttgtttctattttgtaattgaaGTTTTAAATGAAACAATAAAGTTACATCATACATGAATTTATTGCAATCAAGAATAATGTACATTGTAGGTACGTACGCAGCGCGCAGTATCCTACTAGGACTCATCTATCTGTCTAACAATAACACTTAATTATAAAAGCAATACATAAACACTTAATTTTTAAACGATATAAAACTAACTAACCTAAGAATGTACAGTATTTACAACTATTTACAATATAAACGAAACACCagaattaataaatagaaatacacataaaacacagacaaatatttaaaaaataccctAAAATTTACTATGTACATCAAACAATCTTTGCAAAGATTGCTTGGGATCAATTGGTTCCGTTTGCCAATCATACTGCAGGCAactcgaactatttgacgcgcCAACCTCTGGTGGAGAGATCGGCTCGTAAAAGTCCGAGTCGCTGTCGGTAAGGTCGACAAACGGCACAGGCTTTTGAGACTCGGACAAGGTGGACAAGTCCAGATCTTTTGGCAGGCACTTGTCGATCGCGCTGACCAGCTCGCTTATTGCCAGCTGGTCAAGTGTTACCATCCCATCTTCGCCCGCAC harbors:
- the LOC135076693 gene encoding homeobox protein MSX-2-like — encoded protein: MSCSVDELLADIEQQYQNVSAPQFTPGYAAENASPSNTISNAQPPCPNLFHEGATHANWDLFNNLSTAANTPDFSAPSAAPGLGPALPPKQHVAQITSSGDSQTQQTAFSTEQAMALEQLFQAQQFVTKEERCALEQRLGVNEQAIKVWFQNRRLRFKKETEEVALEPAPKDNIFAHTEWLMGRAGEDGMVTLDQLAISELVSAIDKCLPKDLDLSTLSESQKPVPFVDLTDSDSDFYEPISPPEVGASNSSSCLQYDWQTEPIDPKQSLQRLFDVHSKF
- the LOC135076694 gene encoding homeobox protein MSX-2-like produces the protein MSCSVDELLADIEQQYQNVSAPQFTPGYAAENASPSNTISNAQPPCPNLFHEGATHANWDLFNNLSTAANTPDFSAPSAAPGLGPALPPKQHVAQITSSGDSQTQQTAFSTEQAMALEQLFQAQQFVTKEERCALEQRLGVNEQAIKVWFQNRRLRFKKETEEVALEPAPKDNIFAHTEWLMGRAGEDGMVTLDQLAISELVSAIDKCLPKDLDLSTLSESQKPVPFVDLTDSDSDFYEPISPPEVGASNSSSCLQYDWQTEPIDPKQSLQRLFDVHSKF
- the LOC135076695 gene encoding homeobox protein MSX-2-like; translation: MSCSVDELLADIEQQYQNVSAPQFTPGYAAENASPSNTISNAQPPCPNLFHEGATHADWDLFNNLSTAANTPDFSAPSAAPGLGPALPPKQHVAQITFVPSADGLKPLVTRKRKRTAFSTEQAMALEQLFQAQQFVTKEERCALEQRLGVNEQAIKVWFQNRRLRFKKETEEVALEPAPKDNIFAHTEWLMGRAGEDGMVTLDQLAISELVSAIDKCLPKDLDLSTLSESQKPVPFVDLTDSDSDFYEPISPPEVGASNSSSCLQYDWQTEPIDPKQSLQRLFDVHSKF